The following proteins are encoded in a genomic region of Doryrhamphus excisus isolate RoL2022-K1 chromosome 6, RoL_Dexc_1.0, whole genome shotgun sequence:
- the LOC131131375 gene encoding leptin-like, whose amino-acid sequence MDYITLAILVSFSHMLGVTTAAPLPVEAMKMKNKVKRMAEQLVVRLNLNIQVPASVTLTPPTDQLDGLSSVVALLDGYNGLISDSLNISQVKTDISSLKGYLVQWKQVHCNDTKSRTKPSVSVPLQRLQSQRAFNLTVSIEALMRVKELLGQLLGNMDQLEKC is encoded by the exons ATGGATTACATCACCTTGGCCATCCTGGTATCCTTCTCCCACATGCTGGGTGTGACCACAGCTGCCCCTCTGCCGGTGGAAGCCATGAAGATGAAAAACAAAGTGAAGCGTATGGCTGAACAGCTGGTGGTCAGGCTGAATCTAAACATCCAG GTTCCTGCGAGTGTGACATTGACGCCACCCACAGACCAACTGGACGGGCTCTCCTCGGTGGTGGCGCTCTTGGACGGCTACAACGGCCTCATCTCGGACTCCCTGAACATATCCCAGGTCAAGACGGACATCTCCTCCCTAAAGGGATACCTAGTACAGTGGAAGCAGGTCCACTGCAACGACACCAAGTCCAGGACCAAACCTTCAGTATCGGTCCCACTGCAGCGGCTGCAGAGTCAGCGAGCCTTCAACCTCACCGTGAGCATTGAAGCGCTCATGAGAGTGAAGGAGCTCCTAGGCCAGCTACTGGGGAACATGGACCAGCTGGAGAAATGCTGA
- the rbm28 gene encoding RNA-binding protein 28 codes for MPAHTLYVGSLPESASNERLEEIFSEIGPVKQCFVVKEKGLAKCRGFGYVIYAMEEDALRALKEIKDYDGKKLIISVAKKKLKDTKKTATKEAAAAPPPPPPTKKETDKKSQNIKKQNLKARLIIRNLSFKCSEDDLKQVFAKFGSVLAAKIPLKPDGKMRGFAFVQFKTVCEASIALRAMNLKEIKGRQVAVDWAVPKDKYVAMQATSSPRTTTTEGSSAKQSEPQSDNEDPDEEKNQATSSKYKLQRVGAKKSAPPMEDSQSDDDDDDDEEEEDDDDDDDGDSEDDEDIDDKESQEGEEDDESDNSLDSEEDANDSHDEDEAEDDKSARKKTKKLLPSDVQEGRTIFIRNLSFDTEEEALEKVILQYGDLNYIKIVFHPDTGHSKGCAFAQFKTKEAADRCIAAAQDEAEASGIRVDGRKLLIVAAVSKDDAAKLKVNNKVKVQTGTRNLYLAREGLIRAGTTAAEGVPEADMIKRARFEEVKRTKLRDINVFVSKTRLCVHNLPKSVDIKKLRALCLQAVKEPKGVRISECRIIYDKKPEKGQVMGQSLGYGFVQFQEHEHALATLRYLNNNPNIFGPHKRPIVEFSLEDSRKLKMKEMQRQKNKEHCKKQTGKVSTSSQVSTSRDGKGIKHFDTQVTSPMQKPGKRKAHHDNPTQEVRPNSHSGFQSKPEVEHVDLDNGKKRRKVLVFPSHRGPKIRLRDKGKQRAPPPKKVQQKGSRKERQKRLLEKPTHPKNQKSKAPKSRGGDRFDNLVEQYKKKLLSKSDKTSSMRKNKWFDS; via the exons ATGCCAGCACATACTCTGTACGTCGGTTCGCTGCCAGAATCTGCTTCAAACGAACGCCTCGAGGAAATTTTCTCCGAGATTGGTCCTGTCAAGCAGTGCTTCGTGGTCAAAGAGAAAG GCTTAGCAAAATGTCGGGGTTTTGGCTATGTCATATATGCCATGGAAGAAGATGCACTGCGAGCACTGAAAGAAATAAAGGATTACGATGGAAAGAAGCTGATTATTTCGGTGGCAAAGAAGAAATTGAAAGACACGAAGAAAACAG CTACAaaggaagcagcagcagcaccaccaccaccaccaccgacaAAAAAGGAAACAGACAAGAAATCCCAAAACATAAAGAAGCAGAACTTGAAAGCTCGACTCATCATTAGGAACCTCAGTTTCAAG TGCTCTGAGGATGATTTGAAGCAAGTTTTTGCCAAGTTTGGATCAGTTCTTGCAGCTAAAATCCCCCTCAAGCCAG ATGGTAAGATGCGAGGATTTGCATTTGTTCAGTTTAAGACTGTGTGCGAGGCATCCATAGCGCTTCGAGCCATGAACCTGAAAGAGATAAAAG GTCGGCAAGTGGCTGTGGACTGGGCTGTGCCGAAGGACAAGTATGTTGCCATGCAGGCGACCTCCAGTCCAA GGACGACTACAACTGAAGGCAGCTCTGCAAAACAATCAGAGCCTCAGTCAGATAACGAAGACCCAGATGAGGAAAAGAATCAAGCCACCAGTAGCAAGTACAAGCTTCAAAG GGTTGGCGCTAAAAAATCTGCACCACCAATGGAGGATTCACagtcagatgatgatgatgatgatgacgaagaagaagaagatgatgatgatgatgatgatggagacagtgaagatgatgaggatATTGATGACAAAGAGTCCCAGGAGGGAGAAGAAGACGACGAGTCCGACAATAGCCTCGATTCAGAGGAGGATGCGAATGACAGTCATGATGAAGATGAGGCAGAAGATGACAAATCAG CTCGCAAGAAAACAAAGAAGCTGCTCCCGTCAGATGTGCAAGAGGGCAGAACAATTTTTATCAG GAACTTGTCCTTTGacacagaagaagaagcctTGGAAAAAGTTATTCTCCAGTACGGAGATCTGAACTACATAAAGATTGTTTTCCATCCAGACACAGGACATTCAAAAG GCTGTGCGTTTGCTCAGTTTAAAACAAAAGAGGCAGCGGATAGATGCATAGCTGCAGCACAGGATGAAGCAGAG GCTAGCGGCATCCGGGTGGACGGTCGAAAGCTGCTGATTGTGGCTGCAGTGAGCAAAGATGACGCGGCCAAGCTGAAGgtcaataataaagtcaaagtgCAGACGGGCACCAGGAACTTGTATCTGGCCAGAGAAGGAT TGATCCGTGCTGGAACCACAGCAGCAGAGGGCGTCCCTGAAGCAGACATGATTAAGAGAGCCAGA TTTGAAGAAGTAAAAAGGACAAAGCTCCGGGACATCAATGTCTTTGTGTCCAAGACTCGTCTGTGCGTCCACAACTTGCCAAAGTCTGTAGACATCAAAAAGCTGCGAGCGCTGTGTCTCCAAGCAGTGAAGGAACCCAAAGGAGTGCGGATATCAGAG TGTCGCATCATTTATGACAAGAAGCCTGAGAAGGGTCAGGTGATGGGCCAGTCTCTAGGTTATGGCTTTGTCCAATTTCAGGAGCACGAACATGCTCTCGCGACACTTCGCTACCTCAACAACAACCCCAACATCTTTGGCCCACATAAG AGACCCATTGTTGAATTTTCTCTGGAGGATTCTCGGAAactcaaaatgaaagaaatgcagCGACAAAAAAAtaag GAACATTGCAAAAAACAGACTGGAAAAGTCAGCACGTCATCTCAGGTATCAACAAGCAGAGACGGGAAAGGAATCAAACATTTTGACACTCAAGTTACGTCCCCAATGCAGAAGCCTGGAAAGAGGAAAG CTCATCATGACAACCCAACTCAAGAGGTGAGACCCAACTCACACAGCGGTTTCCAGTCCAAGCCTGAGGTGGAGCACGTTGATTTGGATAACGGAAAGAAACGGAGGAAAGTTCTGGTGTTTCCTTCTCATCGGGGGCCGAAGATCAG attgcGTGACAAAGGGAAGCAAAGGGCTCCGCCCCCCAAGAAAGTACAGCAAAAAGGCAGCAGGAAAGAACGCCAAAAACGACTATTGGAGAAGCCCACACATCCAAAAAATCAG AAGAGTAAGGCTCCAAAGAGCAGGGGCGGGGACCGCTTTGACAACCTGGTGGAGCAGTATAAGAAGAAACTTCTCTCTAAAAGTGACAAAACCTCCAGTATGAGAAAAAACAAGTGGTTTGATAGTTAG
- the si:dkey-5i3.5 gene encoding transmembrane protein 53-A, with translation MLGRSVLSRSFSCHHLSKNVTFYVNEQAPATPAGSTQACDKHKPLTLMLPWLGARPQAVAKYCEIYLRTGFDVLVVESEVQEFLWPRWSLEHGKQLLELLLSDRFVSRPLLVHAFSIGGYTFSQLLVLVSEDPQKYQALTGRIKGQVYDSLVAGSVETMASGVAKIAFPRWETPVKQVSLVYFNIFKRQTTNYYTRSIDVFWNSPVTAPALFFYCENDPLSNPRALEDVIDFWRKRSIDLTVKKWEHSKHAGHLKTHPQEYLATLHSFIQSLHMVPLKAKM, from the exons ATGCTGGGGAGGAGCGTACTGAGCAGAAGCTTCTCCTGCCACCACCTCAGTAAAAATGTCACTTTCTATGTGAATGAACAAGCCCCTGCCACGCCAGCGGGTTCCACTCAAGCCTGTGACAAACATAAACCACTAACGCTCATGCTGCCATGGTTGGGAGCGCGCCCCCAGGCTGTGGCCAAGTACTGTGAGATCTATCTCCGCACTGGCTTTGATGTGCTTGTAGTGGAGAGTGAG GTGCAAGAATTCCTATGGCCTCGCTGGAGTTTAGAACACGGAAAGCAGTTGCTGGAATTGCTGCTCAGCGATCGCTTCGTCTCCCGGCCACTGCTCGTCCATGCCTTCTCCATCGGGGGTTACACATTTTCCCAGCTGCTGGTCCTGGTGTCTGAAGATCCACAGAAATATCAGGCACTTACAGGGAGGATCAAGGGTCAAGTCTATGACAGCCTGGTGGCTGGATCTGTGGAGACAATGGCTTCAG GTGTGGCCAAGATTGCCTTCCCTCGATGGGAGACACCAGTGAAACAAGTAAGCTTAGTATACTTCAACATATTCAAGCGGCAGACAACCAACTACTACACCAGAAGCATAGATGTGTTTTGGAACTCTCCCGTCACCGCCCCTGCACTCTTTTTCTATTGCGAGAACGACCCACTGAGCAACCCCCGCGCGCTAGAGGACGTGATAGATTTCTGGCGGAAGCGCAGCATCGACTTAACCGTTAAGAAGTGGGAGCATTCCAAACATGCTGGCCACCTAAAGACCCACCCACAAGAGTACCTggcaactttacactcattcattcagtcactCCATATGGTTCCTCTGAAGGCCAAGATGTAG